One part of the Candidatus Methylomirabilis tolerans genome encodes these proteins:
- a CDS encoding helix-hairpin-helix domain-containing protein — translation MTAGLAATIAWPRVQLTIAAEKRVIGGEAATRKTDLNSASLRELEKLPGMGTELAERVIRHRPYRKLDELIARKVLGRKQFARIKDRVRVDSSPQ, via the coding sequence ATGACCGCTGGTCTCGCCGCTACGATAGCGTGGCCAAGAGTGCAACTCACCATAGCGGCGGAAAAAAGGGTCATAGGCGGTGAGGCGGCAACGCGTAAGACAGATTTAAATTCGGCATCGCTTCGAGAGCTCGAAAAGCTCCCAGGGATGGGGACCGAGCTGGCGGAGCGAGTGATTCGGCATCGGCCTTATCGCAAACTTGATGAATTGATCGCGCGAAAGGTGCTGGGCCGAAAGCAGTTTGCAAGGATTAAGGATCGTGTACGCGTTGATTCTTCGCCGCAGTAA